One Hypomesus transpacificus isolate Combined female chromosome 6, fHypTra1, whole genome shotgun sequence DNA segment encodes these proteins:
- the LOC124469079 gene encoding trace amine-associated receptor 13c-like: MASSEDQWCYPASNLSCPRLVFSPGAQVALYLVFLVGILVTILGNFVVIISIAHFKQLHSPTNMMVMSLALADLLLGLTVMPFSMMRTVQGCWYYGDSFCLLHSSFDMFLSTVSIFHLVSIAIDRHEAICNPMLYSAHITMPVAWIMISASWVIAALYSSCLLYSKANMAGLEDFLESIQCLGGCYLLFNSLWGTLNSIITFFFPVCIMVGLYTEIFQVAKKHARRIEDGSHGVGVNLNQGRERGGVSKRSERKAAKTLGIVVSVFIFCWMPFFVDSLIDPYIGFATPGKLFEMFVWFGYFNSTLNPIIYALFYPWFRKCIHLIVTLKIFVRHSSDMNVFGH; the protein is encoded by the coding sequence ATGGCCAGTTCTGAGGACCAGTGGTGCTACCCAGCCTCTAACCTGTCCTGCCCCAGATTAGTGTTCAGTCCTGGGGCTCAGGTAGCTCTCTACCTGGTGTTCCTGGTGGGCATCTTAGTGACCATCCTGGGTAACTTTGTAGTCATCATCTCCATCGCCCACTTCAAGCAGCTCCACAGTCCAACCAACATGATGGTGATGTCTCTAGCTCTGGCTGACCTGTTACTAGGTTTAACTGTGATGCCCTTCAGCATGATGAGGACTGTACAGGGCTGCTGGTACTATGGCGACTCTTTCTGTCTTCTCCACTCCAGCTTTGACATGTTCCTGTCAACTGTCTCCATCTTCCACCTGGTCTCCATCGCCATCGATCGCCATGAGGCGATCTGCAACCCTATGCTCTACTCAGCCCACATCACCATGCCTGTGGCGTGGATCATGATCTCAGCCAGCTGGGTAATAGCAGCTCTGTACTCTTCCTGCCTGCTCTACTCCAAGGCTAACATGGCTGGACTAGAGGACTTCCTGGAGTCTATTCAATGTCTGGGTGGTTGTTACTTATTGTTTAACTCTCTGTGGGGGACACTGAACTCAATCATAACTTTCTTCTTCCCTGTATGCATCATGGTGGGTTTGTATACTGAGATATTCCAGGTAGCTAAGAAGCATGCCAGGAGGATAGAGGATGGCAGTCATGGAGTGGGGGTAAATCTTAaccagggaagggagagggggggggtgtcgaAGCGCTCAGAGCGAAAAGCAGCCAAGACACTAGGTATAGTGGTGAGTGTGTTTATATTCTGCTGGATGCCATTTTTTGTTGACTCCCTTATAGATCCCTACATTGGCTTTGCTACACCTGGGAAACTGTTTGAGATGTTTGTTTGGTTTGGTTACTTTAACTCTACTTTAAACCCTATAATCTATGCTCTGTTCTACCCCTGGTTCAGAAAATGCATTCATCTCATTGTCACCTTGAAGATATTCGTGAGACATTCATCTGACATGAATGTGTTTGGTCATTAG
- the LOC124469080 gene encoding trace amine-associated receptor 13c-like, producing the protein MASSEDQWCYPTSNLSCPRLVFSFGAQVTLYLVFLVGILVTILGNSVVIISIAHFKQLHSPTNMMVMSLALADLLLGLTVMPFSMMRTVQGCWYYGDSFCLLHSSFDMFLSYVSIYHLVSISIDRHEAICNPMLYSVHITMPVAWIMISASWVIAALYTYGLLYSKAYMTGLEDFLDSVKCHGECMIVFNSLWGTLSTIIVFFFPVCVMVCLYTEIYQVAKKHARRIEDAIHRVGRWANQEVGKGAVSKRSERKAAKTLGVVVSVFIFCWLPFFVNIMIAHQIGFRTPEGLFMVFCWLAYFNSTLNPIIYALFYPWFRKSIHLIVTLKIFTRHSCDMNVFDT; encoded by the coding sequence ATGGCCAGTTCTGAGGACCAGTGGTGCTACCCAACCTCAAACTTGTCCTGCCCCAGATTAGTGTTCAGTTTTGGGGCTCAGGTAACTCTCTACCTGGTGTTCCTTGTGGGCATCCTGGTCACCATCCTGGGCAACTCTGTAGTCATCATCTCCATCGCCCACTTCAAGCAGCTTCACAGTCCAACTAACATGATGGTGATGTCTCTAGCTCTGGCTGACCTGTTACTAGGTTTAACTGTGATGCCCTTCAGCATGATGAGGACTGTACAGGGCTGCTGGTACTATGGCGACTCTTTCTGCCTCCTGCACTCCAGCTTTGACATGTTCCTGTCTTATGTCTCCATCTACCACCTGGTCTCCATTTCGATTGATCGCCATGAGGCAATCTGCAACCCTATGCTCTACTCAGTCCACATCACCATGCCTGTGGCCTGGATCATGATCTCAGCCAGCTGGGTAATAGCAGCTCTGTACACCTATGGACTCCTCTACTCTAAGGCTTACATGACTGGATTAGAGGACTTCCTGGATTCTGTAAAATGTCATGGTGAATGCATGATAGTTTTCAACAGCTTGTGGGGGACCCTAAGCACAATCATAGTTTTctttttccctgtgtgtgtcatggtgtgtTTGTATACTGAGATCTACCAGGTAGCTAAGAAGCATGCCAGGAGGATAGAAGATGCCATCCACAGAGTTGGAAGGTGGGCTAACCAGGAAGTGGGGAAGGGCGCAGTGTCGAAACGCTCAGAGCGCAAAGCAGCCAAGACGCTGGGTGTAGTGGTGAGTGTGTTCATCTTTTGCTGGTTGCCATTCTTTGTCAACATAATGATAGCACATCAAATTGGCTTCAGAACACCTGAGGGACTTTTTATGGTGTTTTGCTGGTTAGCGTATTTTAACTCTACTTTAAACCCTATCATATATGCTCTGTTCTACCCCTGGTTCAGGAAATCTATTCATCTTATTGTCACCCTAAAAATATTTACCAGACACTCGTGTGATATGAATGTGTTTGATACTTGA
- the LOC124469081 gene encoding trace amine-associated receptor 13c-like: MASSEDQWCYPTSNLSCPRLSFSTGAEVTLYVVFLVGILVTILGNSVVIISIAHFKQLHSPTNMMVMSLALADLLLGLTVMPFSMIRTVQGCWYYGNHFCLLHSSFDMFLSSVSIFHLVSIAIDRHEAICNPMLYSAHITMPVAWIMISASWVIAALYSSCLLYSKANKAGLEDFLESIKCLGGCHLLFNSLWGTLNSIILFFFPVCVMVGLYTEIFQVAKKHARRIEDGSHGVGVNLNQGRERGGVSKRSERKAAKTLGIVVSVFIFCWMPFFVDSLIDPYIGFATPGKLFEVFVWFGYFNSTLNPIIYALFYPWFRKCVHLIVTLKIFMRHSSDMNVFGH; the protein is encoded by the coding sequence ATGGCCAGTTCTGAGGACCAGTGGTGCTACCCAACCTCTAATTTATCCTGCCCCAGATTATCATTCAGTACTGGGGCTGAAGTAACTCTCTACGTGGTGTTCCTGGTGGGCATCCTGGTCACCATCCTGGGCAACTCTGTAGTCATCATCTCCATCGCCCACTTCAAGCAGCTTCACAGTCCAACCAACATGATGGTGATGTCTCTAGCCCTGGCTGACCTGTTACTAGGTTTAACTGTGATGCCCTTCAGCATGATAAGGACTGTACAGGGCTGCTGGTACTATGGCAACCATTTTTGTCTTCTCCACTCCAGCTTTGACATgttcctctcttctgtctccatcttccaCCTGGTCTCCATCGCCATCGATCGCCATGAAGCGATCTGCAACCCTATGCTCTACTCAGCCCACATCACCATGCCTGTGGCCTGGATCATGATCTCAGCCAGCTGGGTAATAGCAGCTCTGTACTCCTCCTGCCTGCTCTACTCCAAGGCTAACAAGGCTGGACTAGAGGACTTCCTGGAGTCTATCAAATGTCTAGGTGGTTGTCACTTATTGTTCAACTCTCTGTGGGGGACATTAAACTCAATCatactttttttcttccctGTATGCGTCATGGTGGGTTTGTATACTGAGATCTTCCAGGTAGCTAAGAAGCATGCCAGGAGGATAGAGGATGGCAGTCATGGAGTGGGGGTAAATCTTAaccagggaagggagagggggggagtgtcGAAGCGCTCAGAGCGAAAAGCAGCCAAGACACTAGGTATAGTGGTGAGTGTGTTTATATTCTGCTGGATGCCATTTTTTGTTGACTCCCTTATAGATCCCTACATTGGCTTTGCTACACCTGGGAAACTGTTTGAGGTGTTTGTTTGGTTTGGTTACTTTAACTCCACTTTAAACCCTATAATCTATGCTCTATTCTACCCCTGGTTCAGGAAATGTGTTCATCTCATTGTCACATTGAAGATATTCATGAGACACTCATCTGACATGAATGTGTTTGGTCATTAG
- the LOC124469082 gene encoding trace amine-associated receptor 13c-like, whose product MDSPEDQWCYPAYNLSCPKSGFSSGAQVTLYLVFLVGILITILGNSVVIISITHFKKLQGPTNMMVMSLALADLLLGLTVMPFSMVRAVEGCWYFGNHFCLIHYSFYVFFTSVSIYHLVSIAIDRHEAVCNPMLYSSRITMPVAWIMISASWVIAALYTYGLLYSKAYMTGLEDFLDSVKCHGECMIVFNSLWGALDTIMNFFFPVSIMVGLYTEIFLVAKKHARKIDDCRHGIGGAPKEGSGTVSKNSERKAAKTLGIVVGVFIFCWMPFFVFSIIDPYINFGTPTAVVEVFVWLGYFNSTLNPVIYALFYPWFRKCFHLIVTLKIFNRHSSDINVFIT is encoded by the coding sequence ATGGACAGTCCTGAGGACCAGTGGTGCTACCCAGCCTATAACCTGTCCTGCCCCAAGTCAGGGTTCAGTTCTGGGGCTCAGGTAACTCTCTACCTGGTGTTCCTGGTGGGCATCCTGATCACCATCCTGGGCAACTCTGTGGTCATCATCTCCATCACCCACTTCAAAAAGCTTCAAGGTCCAACTAACATGATGGTGATGTCTCTAGCCCTGGCTGACCTGTTACTAGGTTTAACTGTGATGCCCTTCAGCATGGTCCGTGCTGTCGAAGGATGCTGGTACTTTGGTAACCATTTCTGTCTCATCCACTACAGCTTTTATGTGTTTTttacctctgtctccatctacCACCTGGTCTCCATCGCCATCGACCGCCATGAAGCAGTCTGCAACCCTATGCTCTACTCATCCCGCATCACCATGCCTGTGGCCTGGATCATGATCTCAGCCAGCTGGGTAATAGCAGCTCTGTACACCTATGGACTCCTCTATTCTAAGGCTTACATGACAGGATTAGAGGACTTCCTGGATTCTGTCAAATGTCATGGTGAATGTATGATAGTTTTCAACTCTTTGTGGGGGGCTTTAGACACCATCATGAATTTCTTCTTTCCAGTCTCTATCATGGTGGGTTTGTATACTGAGATCTTCCTGGTAGCTAAGAAGCATGCCAGGAAGATAGATGACTGCCGTCACGGAATAGGGGGGGCACCTAAGGAGGGAAGCGGTACAGTGTCAAAGAACTCCGAGCGAAAAGCAGCCAAAACACTAGGTATAGTGGTGGGTGTGTTCATATTTTGCTGGATGCCATTTTTTGTCTTTTCCATCATAGATCCTTACATTAACTTTGGTACACCTACTGCAGTGGTTGAGGTATTTGTTTGGTTGGGCTACTTTAATTCCACACTAAACCCTGTCATCTATGCTCTGTTCTACCCCTGGTTCAGGAAATGTTTTCATCTTATTGTAACTCTGAAAATATTCAATAGACACTCATCTGATATAAATGTGTTTATTACGTGA
- the LOC124469083 gene encoding trace amine-associated receptor 13c-like: MDSPEDQWCYPASNLSCPKSGYSFGAQITLYLVFLVGTLITILGNSVVIISIARFKQLHSPTNMMVMSLALADLLVGLTVMPFSSVSAVEGCWYFGNHFCLLHCSFDVFFTSVSIYHLVSIAIDRREAVCNPMLYSVHITMPVAWIMISASWVMPALYTYGLLYSKAYMTGLEDYLDSVKCYGECVIVFNSLWGALDTILNFFFPVSIMVGLYTEIFLVAKKHARKIDDCRHGIGGAPKEGSGTVSKNSERKAAKTLGIVMGVFIFCWMPFFVFSIIDPYIDFGTPTAVFEVFVWLGYFNSTLNPIIYALFYPWFRKCFHLIVTLKIFNRHSSDMNVFIT; this comes from the coding sequence ATGGACAGTCCTGAGGACCAGTGGTGCTACCCAGCCTCTAACCTGTCCTGCCCCAAGTCAGGGTACAGTTTTGGGGCTCAGATAACTCTCTACCTGGTGTTCCTGGTGGGCACCCTGATCACCATCCTGGGTAACTCTGTAGTCATCATCTCCATCGCCCGCTTCAAGCAGCTCCACAGTCCAACCAACATGATGGTAATGTCTCTAGCTCTGGCTGACCTGTTAGTAGGTTTAACTGTGATGCCCTTCAGCTCGGTCAGTGCTGTCGAAGGATGCTGGTACTTTGGTAACCATTTCTGTCTCCTCCACTGTAGCTTTGATGTGTTTTttacctctgtctccatctacCACCTGGTCTCCATCGCCATTGACCGCCGTGAGGCAGTCTGCAACCCTATGCTCTACTCAGTCCACATCACCATGCCTGTGGCCTGGATCATGATCTCAGCCAGCTGGGTAATGCCAGCTCTGTACACCTATGGACTCCTCTACTCTAAGGCTTACATGACAGGATTAGAGGACTACCTGGATTCTGTAAAATGTTATGGTGAATGCGTAATAGTTTTCAACTCTTTGTGGGGGGCTTTAGACACCATCTTGAATTTCTTCTTTCCAGTCTCTATCATGGTGGGTTTGTATACTGAGATCTTCCTGGTAGCTAAGAAGCATGCCAGGAAGATAGATGACTGCCGTCACGGAATAGGGGGGGCACCTAAGGAGGGAAGCGGTACAGTGTCAAAGAACTCCGAGCGAAAAGCAGCCAAGACACTAGGTATAGTGATGGGTGTGTTCATATTTTGCTGGATGCCATTTTTTGTCTTTTCCATCATAGATCCTTACATTGACTTTGGTACACCTACTGCAGTGTTTGAGGTATTTGTTTGGTTGGGCTACTTTAATTCCACACTAAACCCTATCATCTATGCTCTGTTCTACCCCTGGTTCAGGAAATGTTTTCATCTTATTGTAACTCTGAAAATATTCAATAGACACTCATCTGATATGAATGTGTTTATTACGTGA
- the stx7l gene encoding syntaxin-7: MSYQAGIPRDPNMLAGTISSNIQKITQLTGEIQRSVNNVGSAHDSPELRLQLQQKKQQVHQLVKDTDRYIKEFSSLPVTTEQRQRKLLKDRLVNDFSDALAAFQRTQRQAAEKEKEFVARVRASSRISGGADDVGNGNPFQSEAQYQSQNQVQDVSITVEDLQLIQERESAIRQLESDITDINDIFKDLGMMVHEQGDMIDSIEANVETADVSVRSATQQLAQAANYQSKSRKKMCILIVVLVVLAVVIGLIIWASVKK; encoded by the exons ATGTCTTATCAGGCTGGAATCCCTCGAGACCCTAACATGCTGGCCGGCACCATCAGCTCCAACATCCAGAAGATAACACAActaa CTGGTGAGATCCAGAGGAGTGTGAATAATGTGGGATCAGCCCACGACTCACCTGAGCTCCGCCTGCAGCT GCAGCAGAAGAAGCAGCAGGTCCACCAGCTAGTCAAAGACACTGACCGCTACATTAAGGAGTTCAGTTCCCTACCTGTCACAACAGAACAG cgCCAAAGAAAGCTCCTGAAGGATCGCCTGGTCAACGACTTCTCCGACGCACTCGCCGCCTTCCAGCGGACGCAGAGACAAGCAGccgagaaagagaaggagtttGTTGCTAGAGTCCGAGCCAGTTCCAGGATATCA GGAGGGGCTGATGATGTAGGAAATGGAAACCCTTTCCAAAG CGAGGCTCAGTACCAGAGCCAGAACCAGGTCCAGGATGTCTCCATCACTGTGGAGGACCTGCAGctcattcaggagagagagtcTGCCATCAGGCAGCTGGAG TCTGACATCACTGACATTAACGACATTTTCAAAGACTTGGGGATGATGGTCCACGAGCAGGGGGATATGATCG ACAGCATTGAGGCCAACGTGGAAACCGCTGACGTCAGTGTCCGGAGCGCCACTCAGCAGCTGGCACAGGCCGCCAATTACCAG AGTAAATCTCGTAAGAAGATGTGCATTCTGATAGTGGTTCTGGTGGTTCTGGCTGTAGTAATAGGGCTTATCATCTGGGCTTCAGTGAAAAAGTGA
- the moxd1 gene encoding DBH-like monooxygenase protein 1 homolog isoform X2 — protein MFPTKYCRTLVCFWFYATLSRGSGFQHSTVLDPHGKYHLKWSFNRETISFEVEVETTGYVGFGLSPNGAMASSDIVIGGVVDGTPYLQDYHADSNRKVHLDEQQSYRLESGWENSTHTRLGFSRDLLTCDTKDKDITESTVRVIWAYHSEDVGPSGPVYHGLNRGRKSLRLLTPAASHTSTTGSQFFDLKNRQVAVPSRDTTYWCQMFRIPGTPSKHHITQVQPMIQPGHENLVHHILLYQCDSNLNEEELEHGHECYHPNMPDSFNTCQAIFFAWAIGGEGFTYPPHVGLSIGTATDPVYVLMETHYDNPGLLSGLQDSSGLRFYHSATLREFDAGVLETGMWVSIYHMLPPGMEDYTSQGHCTNQCLQEALGEEMPGGVRVFAVLMHAHLAGRAITTRHFRDNQELPPLSHDAEFDFNFQEFQLLEEETPVLPTDSLITECKYNTAGRRNVTWGGLSTREEMCLSYLLYYPRVNLSRCESLPLIMGQLNFIGVRDITPPSASGPGHSW, from the exons ATGTTTCCGACAAAATATTGCAGAACGCTAGTTTGCTTTTGGTTTTATGCAACGCTGTCTCGAGGGAGCGGATTCCAACATTCGACGGTGTTGGATCCGCACGGAAAGTACCATCTGAAGTGGAGTTTTAACAGAGAAACGATCTCCTTTGAAGTTGAAGTGGAAACCACCGGATATGTGGGATTTGGTCTGTCTCCCAACGGTGCTATGGCATCGTCAGATATTGTAATTGGTGGAGTCGTAGATGGGACGCCTTACCTGCAG GACTACCACGCAGACTCCAACAGGAAGGTGCACCTGGATGAGCAGCAGAGCTACAGGCTTGAGTCAGGCTGGGAGAACAGCACTCACACTAGGCTGGGGTTCAGTAGAGACCTGCTCACCTGTGACACCAAGGACAAGGACATCACG gagagCACAGTGCGTGTGATCTGGGCCTACCACAGTGAGGATGTGGGCCCATCAGGGCCAGTCTACCACGGACTCAACAGAGGCAGGAAGAGTTTACGCCTGCTCACCCCGGCAGCCTCACACACCAGCACCACTGGTTCACAGTTCTTCGACCTGAAGAACAGACAG GTGGCAGTGCCATCCCGAGACACTACCTACTGGTGCCAGATGTTTCGGATACCAGGAACACCCTCCAAACACCACATAACCCAG gtgcAGCCCATGATTCAGCCAGGTCATGAGAACCTGGTCCACCACATCCTGTTGTATCAGTGTGACAGCAATCTGAATGAGGAGGAGTTGGAGCATGGTCATGAGTGCTACCACCCCAACATGCCAGACTCATTCAACACCTGCCAGGCCATCTTCTTTGCCTGGGCCATCGGTGGAGAG GGATTCACCTACCCTCCTCATGTTGGCTTGTCCATTGGCACAGCAACAGACCCAGTGTATGTCCTGATGGAGACTCACTATGACAACCCCGGCCTCCTCTCAG GCTTGCAGGACAGCTCTGGCCTTAGATTCTATCACAGTGCAACCCTGCGAGAATTTGATGCTGGCGTCTTGGAGACAGGCATGTGGGTCAGCATCTACCACATGCTGCCTCCTGGTATGGAGGACTACACTTCCCAGGGGCACTGCACCAACCAGTGTCTGCAAGAG gccctGGGTGAGGAGATGCCTGggggcgtgcgtgtgtttgctgtGCTAATGCATGCCCATCTGGCTGGCCGCGCCATAACCACACGCCACTTCCGGGACAACCAGGAACTGCCTCCCCTGTCACATGACGCAGAGTTTGACTTCAACTTCCAGGAGTTCCAGCTGTTGGAGGAGGAGACGCCCGTGCTGCCT ACAGACAGTTTGATCACAGAATGCAAGTACAACACTGCAGGCCGCAGAAATGTGACCTGg ggtGGCCTAAGCACCAGAGAGGAGATGTGTCTATCCTACCTGCTCTACTATCCCAGAGTGAACCTGAGCCGGTGTGAGAGTCTGCCTCTGATCATGGGACAGCTGAACTTCATAGGAGTTAGAGACATCACGCC CCCTTCTGCTTCAGGACCTGGCCATTCCTGGTGA
- the moxd1 gene encoding DBH-like monooxygenase protein 1 homolog isoform X1, translating to MFPTKYCRTLVCFWFYATLSRGSGFQHSTVLDPHGKYHLKWSFNRETISFEVEVETTGYVGFGLSPNGAMASSDIVIGGVVDGTPYLQDYHADSNRKVHLDEQQSYRLESGWENSTHTRLGFSRDLLTCDTKDKDITESTVRVIWAYHSEDVGPSGPVYHGLNRGRKSLRLLTPAASHTSTTGSQFFDLKNRQVAVPSRDTTYWCQMFRIPGTPSKHHITQVQPMIQPGHENLVHHILLYQCDSNLNEEELEHGHECYHPNMPDSFNTCQAIFFAWAIGGEGFTYPPHVGLSIGTATDPVYVLMETHYDNPGLLSGLQDSSGLRFYHSATLREFDAGVLETGMWVSIYHMLPPGMEDYTSQGHCTNQCLQEALGEEMPGGVRVFAVLMHAHLAGRAITTRHFRDNQELPPLSHDAEFDFNFQEFQLLEEETPVLPTDSLITECKYNTAGRRNVTWGGLSTREEMCLSYLLYYPRVNLSRCESLPLIMGQLNFIGVRDITPTWPFLVKSPKRYSNMTVTAALETFRWTRRRGQAFNQLVLQLPINIRCSKLGMENWGIQGSVVTPPEVHSLASPPSTPCSAATPPQGRAVLLFTFLLISLVLLCLAL from the exons ATGTTTCCGACAAAATATTGCAGAACGCTAGTTTGCTTTTGGTTTTATGCAACGCTGTCTCGAGGGAGCGGATTCCAACATTCGACGGTGTTGGATCCGCACGGAAAGTACCATCTGAAGTGGAGTTTTAACAGAGAAACGATCTCCTTTGAAGTTGAAGTGGAAACCACCGGATATGTGGGATTTGGTCTGTCTCCCAACGGTGCTATGGCATCGTCAGATATTGTAATTGGTGGAGTCGTAGATGGGACGCCTTACCTGCAG GACTACCACGCAGACTCCAACAGGAAGGTGCACCTGGATGAGCAGCAGAGCTACAGGCTTGAGTCAGGCTGGGAGAACAGCACTCACACTAGGCTGGGGTTCAGTAGAGACCTGCTCACCTGTGACACCAAGGACAAGGACATCACG gagagCACAGTGCGTGTGATCTGGGCCTACCACAGTGAGGATGTGGGCCCATCAGGGCCAGTCTACCACGGACTCAACAGAGGCAGGAAGAGTTTACGCCTGCTCACCCCGGCAGCCTCACACACCAGCACCACTGGTTCACAGTTCTTCGACCTGAAGAACAGACAG GTGGCAGTGCCATCCCGAGACACTACCTACTGGTGCCAGATGTTTCGGATACCAGGAACACCCTCCAAACACCACATAACCCAG gtgcAGCCCATGATTCAGCCAGGTCATGAGAACCTGGTCCACCACATCCTGTTGTATCAGTGTGACAGCAATCTGAATGAGGAGGAGTTGGAGCATGGTCATGAGTGCTACCACCCCAACATGCCAGACTCATTCAACACCTGCCAGGCCATCTTCTTTGCCTGGGCCATCGGTGGAGAG GGATTCACCTACCCTCCTCATGTTGGCTTGTCCATTGGCACAGCAACAGACCCAGTGTATGTCCTGATGGAGACTCACTATGACAACCCCGGCCTCCTCTCAG GCTTGCAGGACAGCTCTGGCCTTAGATTCTATCACAGTGCAACCCTGCGAGAATTTGATGCTGGCGTCTTGGAGACAGGCATGTGGGTCAGCATCTACCACATGCTGCCTCCTGGTATGGAGGACTACACTTCCCAGGGGCACTGCACCAACCAGTGTCTGCAAGAG gccctGGGTGAGGAGATGCCTGggggcgtgcgtgtgtttgctgtGCTAATGCATGCCCATCTGGCTGGCCGCGCCATAACCACACGCCACTTCCGGGACAACCAGGAACTGCCTCCCCTGTCACATGACGCAGAGTTTGACTTCAACTTCCAGGAGTTCCAGCTGTTGGAGGAGGAGACGCCCGTGCTGCCT ACAGACAGTTTGATCACAGAATGCAAGTACAACACTGCAGGCCGCAGAAATGTGACCTGg ggtGGCCTAAGCACCAGAGAGGAGATGTGTCTATCCTACCTGCTCTACTATCCCAGAGTGAACCTGAGCCGGTGTGAGAGTCTGCCTCTGATCATGGGACAGCTGAACTTCATAGGAGTTAGAGACATCACGCC GACCTGGCCATTCCTGGTGAAGAGCCCCAAGAGGTACAGCAACATGACCGTTACTGCTGCCTTGGAAACCTTCCGCTGGACCAGGAGGCGGGGGCAAGCCTTCAACCAGCTGGTGCTGCAGCTTCCCATCAACATCCGCTGCTCCAAGCTGGGGATGGAGAactggggg ATCCAGGGGTCAGTGGTGACTCCTCCAGAAGTGCACTCTCTGGCTTCTCCTCCCAGCACCCCTTGCAGCGCTGCAACTCCACCACAAGGGCGCGCAGTTTTGCTCTTCACCTTTCTCCTTATATCTCTAGTGCTGCTGTGTCTGGCTCTCTGA